A region from the Arvicola amphibius chromosome 12, mArvAmp1.2, whole genome shotgun sequence genome encodes:
- the Rgs18 gene encoding regulator of G-protein signaling 18 has translation MEISLVFFPQLNMCESKEKTFFKLMHGSGKEEASIESKIRAKEKRNRLSLLLQRPDFHGETQTSRSAFLAKETRVSPQEAEKWAESFDKLLSHRDGLDSFTRFLKTEFSEENIEFWVACEDFKKCKEPQQIILKAKEIYEKFIQNDAPKEVNLDFHTKEVITKSITQPTLQSFDAAQSRVYQLMEQDSYKRFLKSEIYLHLIEGRPQRRTNLRRRSRSFTYNEFQDVKSEVSMWL, from the exons ATGGAAATATCACTAGTTTTCTTTCCTCAATTAAATATGTGTGAATCAAAAGAGAAAACCTTTTTCAAACTAATGCATGGGtcaggaaaagaagaagcaagcATCGAGTCTAAAATCAG AgctaaagagaaaaggaacagatTAAGTCTTCTCCTGCAGAGGCCTGATTTCCATGGGGAGACTCAGACTAGCAGATCTGCCTTCTTGGCCAAAGAAACAAG AGTCTCccctcaagaagcagagaaatgggCTGAATCATTTGACAAACTGCTTTCTCATAGAG ATGGACTGGATTCTTTTACTAGATTTCTTAAAACTGAATTCAgtgaagaaaacattgaattttgGGTAGCCTGCGAAGATTTCAAGAAATGCAAGGAACCTCAACAAATCATCCTAAAAGccaaagaaatatatgaaaaattcatTCAGAACGATGCTCCAAAAGAG GTTAACCTTGACTTTCATACCAAAGAAGTAATTACTAAGAGCATCACACAGCCAACTCTCCAAAGTTTTGATGCAGCACAAAGCAGAGTCTACCAGCTCATGGAACAAGACAGTTACAAACGCTTTCTGAAATCCGAAATCTACTTACATTTGATAGAAGGAAGACCTCAGAGAAGAACAAATCTTAGGAGACGATCACGATCATTTACCTACAATGAGTTCCAAGACGTAAAGTCAGAGGTTTCCATGTGGTTATAA